The DNA window GAGTTATACTTTGAGAAAATATTAGCCCACTGTTCACCAGTCCGTGCCATGGCGTTAGCCAAGCGCACCCTCTGCCATGCCAGCAAGCTCTGTGGCGTCACGGAGGAGAAGAGCGAGTTGTTGTAGACGCTGTTTGTGGTCTGCGTCATGAGCAGCCCGCTGCCCAGCAGGTAAAAGTCGTCGAGCGACGTCAGAAGGCCTGCGTTGTCAGAGTGCATCGTTAAAAGGCCCACCACCAACATCTCTCGCAGCTTGACCCAAAGCATCCAGTCATCTCCGCTTAATTACCAGGGTAGCTGCTGAAGGACATCTTGCCCGTGGCTACGTCTGAACTGGACAGTCTAAGGTCCCAGTGCTTGTAGATGCGCATGGAGGCAGCGTATGTATACCAGCTCGAGTGACCAAATAAGAGGTTTTCATAGCCTGGTAACATCTGACAGTAAGAGGATGTATAGAGGTAAGAGAGATTCAACATCACATTGACTACAATTCATCTGCCAAATCATGCATTGTTTCATTGCACATATCATAGCTAGATGCagagaatatacagtataagcaatgcaaaataaaaacataaataacaaATACCCTCCACTTTAACACATGTGATATTACAGTGTGACTACTATATACATGACATAATATATCTAAATGTTGTTATGCccgacaaaaaaacacattctgaCCATTCTGACTCATGTGAATCAGACTATCACCACAGCCAACCAAAATCTTAATGCAGAGTGTATTATGAGCTTCTGACCTTGATGAGAACGGAACAGTGACCCATGGTTGGCTTGCTGAATAAGTCGGAGAGGTTGAATCTGCGTGATCTCAAGATCGGGACCAAGTCCAGCAGGTCTCCAACTGCATTGAGGAATTGTATGGCAAACATAGACAGCGACTACAACCGTAGAGAAAATCAAAAAGCAGGTTACCATAACACATATAGACTCACTTTTTACAAGTAAAAACACTGTAAGTAAGTACAAATAAATCATTCTCATCACTAATTCACTGATTATGAGCATTCTGATATGAGTGCATATAGTGCGGGACAGTTGTTGTACTGTACCTGCCTCTGCTGGTTTTTTGCCCAGTCCGCTGCGCCTGCTTGGAGCCCGTCCAACTGGGCAATGACCAGTCCTGCATGCTGCCACAGGGGGTCATTCTTGTTCTGCCTCACTTGCTCTCTAGTCCATGCGTCTTGCTCTCTGACAACAGAAGGCACTGTGGTtaatagaaaaaatatatatattgctgGTGCCAGCTGAACAGTTATAGCTGTACAGTTGTAGGCTAGcaaagatctttcattactatccgctttaaccctctctggttgtaGTATATCCTACATCTTCTATCAGATAAAACATTATCTGATAAATAGaaatatattactgtatattataGGAGGTGATAGGATACATCAGAGTGAATTAACTGTATTGGCGTTTCCATATTCATAATGGTGCCTCAACGCATATACCGTAGTATTTCTGAGATATCTTACCTCAGAAAATGTCTCAAGGGTGCCAGGACTCGCTTGTCCTTTATCAGCTGAGGGTACATGTTGATGTAATGACTGAACATCTGCCTTCAAAAGTACAAAAAGATTAAACTGGTACaaactggggggtgggggtgcatgAGTTTAAAACAGAGCTGCAAACTGTCTAGAAACTATACTTACTGAGCAGTGAGGTGACCTTCCAGGTATCCAGCTATGAAAAAGGTGACCTCATCTGAGTGGCGGATCTTTCCGTACCCAGCTTTTATTTCTAGCACACTCCAGCCAGTGATGGACAAGCTGTCATTGAAGTATCCATAGGCATCCCCCATGCTGTCCATGACACCTTTTCTCAAATAAACTGACTTCTGGGTAGCATCCCAATATACCgtggctctctctatctcttagaTGCACAAAGCAACAATGGGAATTAAATCCTTCACTAAATATGAACTGACAGACAAGAGTATAACATATTATTCACATTCCTAGCTGTTTTATCACTGTCTTACAGAAGTATTAGGTTAGGCTACTACAGCACTAAGttagtagcctaaatcatctTACAATGTTTTCAAACCAAACcttataaaatcatctttttatGGAGGCAAGTAAATTCATTTAATCTATTTACTGTGCACTAGAGACAACAGGACAGCATACGATAGCTGACTTACCATGAATTCCTTGACAGGTGGCAGCCAAGACGCACTGAATGATGATCAGGTGTTGACCACGCAATGCTCCCATTCTGTCGGTTTTATTTAGCAGAAGTATTAAGTCTAAGAAAACTAGAGTGGACTCTGTAGactcagtaggcctatgttgccTATGTTGCCTATAACCAAGTGATATCAAATCGTGGACACGCTACATAAAACCCGTCTAGGCTACAAGGTAGGCTATAGGGGCTACTGAGGGCGTATTAGGATTTGTCTCTGTGAGATGATTGGAGGATCTGAAACCTCAATTCA is part of the Sardina pilchardus chromosome 22, fSarPil1.1, whole genome shotgun sequence genome and encodes:
- the plbd1b gene encoding phospholipase B-like 1 — encoded protein: MGALRGQHLIIIQCVLAATCQGIHEIERATVYWDATQKSVYLRKGVMDSMGDAYGYFNDSLSITGWSVLEIKAGYGKIRHSDEVTFFIAGYLEGHLTAQQMFSHYINMYPQLIKDKRVLAPLRHFLREQDAWTREQVRQNKNDPLWQHAGLVIAQLDGLQAGAADWAKNQQRQSLSMFAIQFLNAVGDLLDLVPILRSRRFNLSDLFSKPTMGHCSVLIKMLPGYENLLFGHSSWYTYAASMRIYKHWDLRLSSSDVATGKMSFSSYPGLLTSLDDFYLLGSGLLMTQTTNSVYNNSLFSSVTPQSLLAWQRVRLANAMARTGEQWANIFSKYNSGTYNNQYMVVDLSKVTLGRKIDEGALTVVEQIPGLVVSSDQTQALRQGYWASYNVPFHQDIYNLSGYELMWSQLGEDYSYDLCPRAKIFRRDQGRVLSWASMKHIMRYNNYKKDPYAKGHPCKTICCRNDLRIRRPHPTGCYDTKVTDYLHAQKFVAEAVSGPPTQGGLPPFSWERFNRTTHMGLPQMYNFSFVTMQPLLFLP